DNA from Leptospira yasudae:
TGAGTTTGCGGACCGCAAAAAATCCGGGGTATCTTCTTCCGTCCGCGATCATCTGCACGTTCCCTTCCGCCACCGAAATGTTCAATGAAGGATGGATTTCCCGTAACTCCTTTTCCGAAAAATCGCGAAACGAACGGAAACGAATCTTAGGGTCGAGGTTGATCGATTGCAGTTTTGTTGCGAGGTCCGCACAGAAAGAACAATCGCCGTCGTATAAAAAAACGAGAGACTGCAAGTAGATTCACCTTTTTGAATGTATTTTTGGGAGAAATTCAGAGGATCGGCCTTCGGCGCCGTTTGTCGGAATTACGACGTTGTACCGTAAAAATCGGCCCCACCCGGACTTGG
Protein-coding regions in this window:
- a CDS encoding DCC1-like thiol-disulfide oxidoreductase family protein; translation: MQSLVFLYDGDCSFCADLATKLQSINLDPKIRFRSFRDFSEKELREIHPSLNISVAEGNVQMIADGRRYPGFFAVRKLSHSLKGYRWIAPLLYLPLIPIFGMIGMNLLKSLKSR